GGTTCAATACCATGGGCTCGACACAGGAACTCGAAGtgtcgaaccctaaccatccCAGGAGGGCTCATCTGAGAAATGTGAAATCCGTAAAAATGCAGAATATGAGCCATAAAGTGTGTCGCCGGCAGCCGGAAATTCCCCTGGAGGAAGAAATCTTCAAATAAAGTAATATAGCCCGGCGGCGCATCGGCGGCCGTTTGATTCTGCCCAGGGTATCTAGCATCCCATTCCGGTGGAAACCGGAAGCTCCGTACGATCTGCTCAAACAATCCTAAATCCCACCGGAGAACCGGGACAGGCCCCTCCTCTCCGGGATTTTCTACAATATGTTCTTCAGCCATCGGTGTTCTTGGATGAACTTTGAATATTCAAGGACAAAACTTGAAGATATGAAGGAAAACTTGAAGAACTGCTATaaaagtttgaagatttgaagaactAGATGAAGATGATTAGAGAGAAAAAGGTGGAAAGAGTATAAGATGAGTAAGCCCTCCTTACCTCGTCgaatatatatacccatcgcatttaatgcgatgggtaaacgtgccgcATTTGCCGTTCACGTGGCCAACGAGAGGGTGCCACGTAATGCGTAAAACCcggggtgacggttaccacgcgcgcgtgggcctcactctcctgacgGAAAGTGGAACCGTCAGAGCCAGCATGATGACATCCGTGCCAGGAGTCAACTCAAACGTCAAAATCAGAGACGATCTCACCAAACCGTCATAATTCAAATTTCGAGGAATTTCCCGCCCAAATTCCCTAACACTTAACAAGGAAGTTACCGAGGGGCGCGCAGTATACCTGGTACCCCAAGGTATTCGCGCGCTATCAGCTCTAAAAGGCAAAACGCGCGCACATACAAATCAAAAAACGAGCGACCTATGCAACTTTctttttctaagtccagagctccaaccacttgccttgcgcatggtgcagcactggactggggggacttgaaagGGTATGGCCCcaaaaaagccgcgcaaaccttcATCAAGGCTGCGCGCAGGGCCATACTCCTTATTCAACAACTCTCTTAGTAGCAACCTCGCGCGGGCTACAACGTATTTCACTAACAAGGCGCGAGGTCCAGCCAGAAGAGAACTACAATTTCGACACTTAGCAATCTGATAAGAATCTTCACTACCAGTAAAGCCGCGCAACCTGGTTTCATGCCCAGCAAGAATCACATGAAGGTTGCAGCGCAAGACCAGAGTAggaaggtacaaaaggtacaagtggcagggAAAAGGAGCCAATGGACATCCTGCAGGCTCTGTTCAATtgtgcgccacgatcgtctgacgtgcagaAGACGAGAAGTacataaggacgcctacgtggcaccaatcagaggacagAGACATCTGTCCCACAATCTCCACTTGTTTGCTGATGGCAGAAAGACAAAAAGGCCGACAACGGCGACACGTGGCTCTAATCAGGGCGCGCCAGTGccggagaacttctagaagccactaacggtcgacaccagtgagacaaggaacatatccgctatgttgtcgttttccggcccaaggcccatcagcccacatcctcttgcaccactccggctataaatagagacctcaccTCACAAgttaaacattccattccctctactctcactcttaatacttaattattctccccaaagcagtcgcttattctcacgccggagcccggttaagagggaaacccccatattcccctcttaacgagtaacggtgtgctgttttgcaggattaggcATTCAAGACATAGCTCAGATAAAcattagaagattaaccatcatggtagaaacataaacccaaCTGATTAGCCTCctaattagttccgtgtttcttcaaacgtaaaacgaaaaacttgcaaaagataaaaagtatgggggaacgaagttgaaaataaaaaaaaaatgttggggttaaattgcaaaagatgaaaagcattggtttaaaagtaaaaaaaaatcttaCGAGTtgaattgcaaaagatgaaaacatttgggttagaagtgaaaaatcttttttttttttttgaaaaactcatcATGCTTGAGGTAAAACTCCATAAAGCAACAAAATATTGCTAATTTATAgtcaatatttttttttaaaaaaaactccCAATACTTCAGGTACAACTCCTAAATTGTTGCTAATTTTAGTATGGAAATGTTGGTGTTTATTTTGGGGTTCTAAAATATAAGTTTAGTTATTATAAAACCGTATCAATCGCCTCAAACCAGATATTTCAAAGTTTTGTTTCAAAGGTTGTTTTTAACCAATGTTCGTTAGAACCAACATATGATTTAATGATCACAACCATCGAAGAATATATGGGTGTATTCTTCATGATAATCTTTATGCCTTAGGAATAGTTTTTCCCATAACGTACTAAGCTTTGCTATTTAGGGAAAATCAAGAATATATGGGTGTATGTTGGTCAAGAATATTAATTGTGAAATCATTTTCGTTTTCCTTAGACCGTAAACTAATTCTTAACAACCTATCCAAGACATTTGGTTTAAGTGTTATTATCGAAGAATATACTAAAGGAAGAGATCAAGCAAATTAATCCTCCGTAGTATCTTTCTCTACATTATTTTAGTCAAATAAGTTAcacaataattaataattatcttaGAATCATGTTGTTTCCTTATAACTTTTGTATTATATATTTCTTATCAATATCACAGTTACCTACCTTCGTGGTGAATATTACAAAAGTCTAATAGTTATTAGTTCCCACATTTGAGCAGGAGACAAATGACTTGTATATATTCCTTGATACTACATCAAGTATGTTGCAAGAAGTAAATAAAGTTGATTGTTTTATCTCTAAACATAATCAGTGTGTGTACGCATTAGCTGAGACGAATAATGTAAAATGAAAGTAAGTTTTTACAAACTAATAATAACATATAGGAATGTTTAATCATAACTTAATCGATTTATATGTTTGAGCATATTTGGAAATTCCAATCGCGATTGCAAATGCGATTTCACGATTTTATACTTGTGCCCAATGAAACATTATTCAATTTTTCAAACTAATTTTATGTttgatattttagtgtaatttgAGATTGCGTGTGACATACAAATAAGAGTGCACACTTATTTATCCAAACAAATTCCGAATTTCCCCAACATTTTAGTCCTATGACAAATTTTCTCAAGAACATTTTATCATGACGACAAAGTTTGTgtaaaatcaaaacaaaatggTATTATCCAATACTTCATTATGGATTATTATTTAGTTTCAGGATTAAATACAAATGCTTCTAAAAATAAGAAGACGTACAAAGGGtatcaaacgaactccgattgacCTCATTCAAGTGGTATTGGAACCGTCTCACTGAACTCTACGAcgtgagattttaggttttcactTTTCACTTTTGGATTTATAGATTGTAGATTTTAGAATATTTGTTTATTATCATTGTGTCTTTTCTATATTTGCGTCAGTGTGTCTTTTTTGCgactcattgtgtcttttttcgTCGGCGTTGTGTTATATTTTAcggcattgtgttatattttgcttgaCATTGTGTCATCTTATGCGATCCATTGTGtctttgtacacttcttatttataagagcctttgtagaataacttaaccccAGAGAATCATTTTAAGTTGTCATGGTTTACTTCTAAACAGTTGATATATAGTTCGGTCGGTATTCAACACATAAGCTAATCATATTATGAAATTTGTTATGTATTTCATGGTTTCAATGCAAGTGTTCTTAGACTTTCTAGTTTATTTACGAACATGTTATCAAATTTGTTATGTATTTCATGGTTTCAATGCAAATAGACAAATAAGTTTATCATGTTATTATCACAGGTTCATCATGTTTTCTTGAAATTCATACTCATAAGCATCAAGACTTGGTAACTAAAAGATGACTTGTAGCATGTTGGTATAGTGGCATCAGGTGTTTATTCCCATCATAATAGTGTGAGTCTGATTCTCACAAAATGGGCATTAGGTAGACTTTAAGAGGGTGTGTGTTCGTCGTTAAAAGATTATAAATTGCCTGATGTCTTGATTCCAAGATGTGAATGACAGTTTTACCTGTTGTTTGTTGAATATTTGTAGATGACACTAATTCAATATTGTTGCTTTTGAGGTTCTAAAATAGTGGTTTAGGCATAAGTATAAAACAAGTCAACAATAAAATTCTTCTGCTTATTTTATAAAGATTACTGCTCTCTATCATTCAAGCAATCCAGCCCCCATTTTTCAATCACACATTATACATAGAGCAACGTATGTAGAATCGTCTATCAACATTGCACTTCGTGGTAACAAGAGGATTGACCTACTGAGTTATCAAAGATTTCAAGTAACTAAAAATAATGTTTGGATTCAAACATGATTGCTTTCAAATGAACGGAGACCAAACCACAAAGATTCGTTAGCAACCGCAGTCAGATCATGAACCAAACCATCATATGACTTGAACAACATAACCCTTTGGATGAACTAAATTGCAGACCCACCCATGAACCGGATCAACATGACAATCAAATCCACAAATAGAACCAATGTGAGTGACCACCACAATCCATATAAATCCATGATGCTGCGAAGGCGTAAAGTGTACTCATGTTTTAAAATTTGaattaaaataaaagtattaccaaaatatataaaattagataATCTCGAAATTCTTCTGGTATAACCCGGAAACAATTTTTGAGCGACTGTTCGGTTAGTCATACTTCCGGTTTGGGTTGAGGGCGGTTTCTACATCCGAAAAACGAGCTAATCCATCCAATTAACCTGAAATAAAAACCAAATGAACAACCTTTCTCAGTTCAGGTGGTGATACTTAACAAAAGCATGTTAGATTCTCCTGTTTATATGCCACAAACCACATGTAAAGGATCAAGATCTAGGTTCACTTTTCACTCATGCTTTGGGTAAGCCTAAAGCAACCATGGCCCATGTTGGTTTGATACCTTGCTTGCATTAAGCTTTCTAAACCTACCAAATCTTTTTCTTTATAACATTTGTCCTACATTTCACTCATATTCTGCACAATCTTTACAATGGGTTTGCTTATGAGCTTCATGGGCAAAAGTAAACTCATATCTTTCTTTTGTTTCTCTCTTGATTTCATGAAAACGACATGATATGATATCGTCGATGTTTTTGTAGGTTTGCCAACCAACCAGATGTTGAGTCTGGTAATGGGCACATTACACAGTAAGTTCATGGAGAAAGAGATCAACTGCTTCGACGACTTTCACGTTGCCATCCTCGACATGTTCAAGTAAAAACTTTCATACATTTTATTTCCTCTGATCGTATCTTTATACGTGTTCATCTCAACCCGAATGCAGCACTATAAATGCAGCACTGCCTGGAAAACACTATGATGTTCCACCACCAAACAAAGTTCAGGTCACACACTTTCTCTTCATCTCCATAATTATATAGCATAAAAGGCAATAAAAATATTCGAAAAATCAAGCAAATAACCTAATTGGTTCTAGCCATGACCTAATGGGCTCATATGTAATGCAGGAAATTTTTGAACAGTGGGAAGGAGCCAGAGAGTCCGAAAAGAAGAAATTGTTTGTTGACTTCATGAAAACGAGTGTAAGCATGAGCAAATTCGACGACTCAGCTCTGATGGCCGGATTAGTGACCCCGCCAGCAGCCATGGCTGCAAAACGAGCCGGCGAAACCTTACCCCAGTTAAAGATGATCAAAGTCATCCCCGATGTCATCTTTGTGCCATCTGCAACCGTTTTGGCTCTCATATCCGCTAAGCTCTCCAAGAAAATGTTCTTAGGAAACGTAGCATCATAATTGTAAAATATAAAACCATAAACATTATAAGAAATTTAAATTCCTCTTGCATTTAAAAAACGAAGAAATACCAATCAAACCATTGCAAATTGCAAAGCTAAAATATCTACCAAGATTCATATACATGTATCTCCAAAAATGGTGATCGAAAGAAAAAGTACGCAAACGCGACTTTTTTATTCacaaagaaacaaaataacagaACTACGGAAGAAAGCTCGTTAGCGGATGTACAAGATGATGCCAAGGCCTAACCTGAGGTTCTTCGGGTCCATAGGCCTGCACCACTTTTGCGTCGGCTCCTTGCAGCTCTCTTTTTTGTGTTGTTTGGGATGTTTAATCTAGAACCAGGCCGTGTTCTTGGAGCCGGTTGTTCGTTTTGGGTTGAAtcttcagaaacgggagttgtgtTACTTTTTTCTTCCACGGGATCCTGGAGATTCTCTACTGGATGAATCTTTACATCCCCTGAATCTGTTTGCGGCTTCTTTGCTCTGCGGTTGTATATCAGAATTCCATCTGAACCCTGCACAAATAAAAATGACCAGTTAAATTATTTACAACCTTGGCAAATGGGAACAACGATCAATTACCATGTAAGATTATTCAAGGGAAGTAGTCAACCGAATCGCCAACCCTATAGAAAATGGAACAGTTACAACACAAAAATCTCATACAGATAGGGCTGCAaaccttgttcatgttcgtttgtcaAGGAAATatgtgttcatgaactgttcatgaacacttaccgaacgagattttctATTCATGTTCATCCGTTAAGGAAATTgatgtgttcatgttcgtttgttaattttaggtaatGTGCGTaaacaaacgttcatgaacacaaacgaacacaaaagaacacaaacaagcgttcatggaCATAACATATGATACATtgatacttattaaatattttatcgGTCATAATTTTGaagtaattaaataaaatataaaaattgaaaacaccgaacataaatgaacacgcTACCAaacgttcacaaacataaatgacTAAAATTTCTTGTtagtgttcgttcatttattagacgaacgaacacaaacgagcttcccgccgaacggttcatgaagtgttcgttgaacgttcggttcgtttgcagccctacataTAGAAGTGGAAAAAATGGGCAAGTTACAAAATGGGTCTAAACAGGTTTATTCAAATAAGCAAATACCCCTCAACAACAAGCAAATAGAAGAATATTGTAAATCACTAAGAACGGTCGACCTCAACGATGTAAAAGGTGTAGACACTCACTCGTTTTCTTGAATTAACAGGAGGCTGTTCCGTGGATTTA
This is a stretch of genomic DNA from Helianthus annuus cultivar XRQ/B chromosome 16, HanXRQr2.0-SUNRISE, whole genome shotgun sequence. It encodes these proteins:
- the LOC110918805 gene encoding uncharacterized protein LOC110918805, which produces MGLLMSFMGKSLPTNQMLSLVMGTLHSKFMEKEINCFDDFHVAILDMFNTINAALPGKHYDVPPPNKVQEIFEQWEGARESEKKKLFVDFMKTSVSMSKFDDSALMAGLVTPPAAMAAKRAGETLPQLKMIKVIPDVIFVPSATVLALISAKLSKKMFLGNVAS